The genomic segment GACGAAATGCGGGCGCGGCAGCTGGCCCGCTACCGCGAAGTGATACACGCCGGGTGATCCGGCGAATGTGAATATTTCCGGGCACGATTCTTTCCAGGAGGTAGGCGGGATGGCGGAGCAGAAGGTGAATCTCAATAAATTCAGCCGGCGGGTGACGGAGCCGCCCTCCCAGGCTGCCTCCCAGGCCATGCTGTACGGGGCCGGGCTCGACGAGCAGGACATGAAAAACCCCCAGGTGGGGATCGCGAGCATGTGGTGGGAGGGGAACTCCTGCAACTTCCACCTGAACGATCTGGCCAAGCTCGTCAAGGAGAGCGTGAACGCCGACAAGAACATGGTGGGCCTGATCTTCAATACCATCGGGGTGAGCGACGGGATTTCGATGGGCACCGAGGGGATGAAGTACTCCCTCCAGTCCCGCGAGATCATCGCCGATTCGATCGAAACCGTCGTCCAGGCCCAGTGGTACGACGCGCTGGTCACCATCCCCGGCTGCGACAAGAACATGCCGGGCTCCCTCATCGCCATGGCCCGTCTGAACCGCCCGAGCCTGATGGTCTACGGGGGTACCATCAGCCCCGGCTTTCTCAACGGCGACAAGATCGATGTCGTCTCGGCCTTCCAGGCGTATGGCGAGTTCTTCAGCGACAAGATCGGCGAGGAGAAGCTTCAGAGCATCATCCGCCACGCCTGTCCGGGGGCGGGGGCGTGCGGCGGCATGTACACCGCCAACACCATGTCCTCCTCCATCGAGACGCTGGGGATGAGCCTTCCCTACAGTTCATCGAACCCGGCGACGAGCCGGGAGAAGCGCGAGGAGTGCCTCAGCGTGGGCAAGGCGATCTACAACCTGCTCGAAAACGATATCAAGCCCTCGGACATCATGACGAAGGAAGCCTTCGAGAACGCCATCACCATCGTCATGGCGCTGGGGGGCTCCACCAACGCCGTCATGCACTACATCGCCATCGCCAAGGCCGTTGAGGTGGACATCCGGCTCGATGATTTTCAGCGGATCAGCGATCGCACCCCCTACATCGCCGACCTGAAGCCGAGCGGGCAGTTTGTGATGGAGGACCTTCACAATGCGGGCGGCGTGCCGGGGGTGCAGAAGATGCTGCTCGAGGCGGGTTTGCTCCACGGGGATTGCCTGACTGTGACCGGAAAGACGCTGGCCGAGAACCTGGAGGGCATCCCCGGCCTGAAGGCGGGGCAGAAGGTCATCGTCCCGGTATCGGACCCGATCAAAAAGACAGGGCACCTTCAAATTCTCTACGGGAACCTCTCTCCCGAGGGCGCGGTGGCCAAGATCACCGGAAAAGAAGGCATGCGCTTCGAGGGCCCCGCCCGGGTGTACGACACCGAGGAGGAGACCCTGAAGGGCCTTGAGCGCGGCGAGATCCGTAAGGGGGACGTGATCGTCATCCGCTACGAGGGCCCCAAGGGCGGACCCGGGATGCGGGAGCTGCTCACCGTCACCTCGGCCATCATGGGCATGGGTCTCGGAAAAGATGTGGCGTTGATCACCGACGGGCGCTTCTCCGGAGGAACCCACGGCTTTGTCGTGGGCCACGTCACCCCTGAGGCACAGACCGGCGGCCTGATCGCGTTCCTGAAGGACGGAGATCGCATCACCATCGATGCGGTGAAGCGCGTGCTTGAGACCGATTTGTCCGACGCCGAGATCGAAGCGAGAAGAAAGAGCTGGACGCCGCCGCCGCTTCGGGCCAAGAGGGGCACGCTCCTCAAGTATGCGAAGTGCGTCTCCTCGGCCTCGGAGGGCTGCGTGACGGACGAGTTCTAGGGGGGCGG from the bacterium genome contains:
- the ilvD gene encoding dihydroxy-acid dehydratase, with product MAEQKVNLNKFSRRVTEPPSQAASQAMLYGAGLDEQDMKNPQVGIASMWWEGNSCNFHLNDLAKLVKESVNADKNMVGLIFNTIGVSDGISMGTEGMKYSLQSREIIADSIETVVQAQWYDALVTIPGCDKNMPGSLIAMARLNRPSLMVYGGTISPGFLNGDKIDVVSAFQAYGEFFSDKIGEEKLQSIIRHACPGAGACGGMYTANTMSSSIETLGMSLPYSSSNPATSREKREECLSVGKAIYNLLENDIKPSDIMTKEAFENAITIVMALGGSTNAVMHYIAIAKAVEVDIRLDDFQRISDRTPYIADLKPSGQFVMEDLHNAGGVPGVQKMLLEAGLLHGDCLTVTGKTLAENLEGIPGLKAGQKVIVPVSDPIKKTGHLQILYGNLSPEGAVAKITGKEGMRFEGPARVYDTEEETLKGLERGEIRKGDVIVIRYEGPKGGPGMRELLTVTSAIMGMGLGKDVALITDGRFSGGTHGFVVGHVTPEAQTGGLIAFLKDGDRITIDAVKRVLETDLSDAEIEARRKSWTPPPLRAKRGTLLKYAKCVSSASEGCVTDEF